The sequence below is a genomic window from Candidatus Acidiferrales bacterium.
CTTCACCTGGATCCCGGCGTATTTTTCGCTGCCTGTGTCGCAGGGAGGCCGCGGGCTGAGCGTTGCAGAAACGTATTCGTGGCTTTTGATCATTGGCGCCGGGCAATGGCTCGGATATGTGCTGTTTGGGTTCGCGGCGGACGCATTTGGCCGGCGACAAACATATTTCGCGTATCTCGCCGTGGCGGCAATTCTTGCGCCGGTGTACGGATTTGTTGATCGGCCGACGCTGCTGCTTGTGCTTGGGCCGCTTGTGGCGTTTTTTGGCACGGGATTTTTTTCGGGGTTCGGCGCGATTGCTTCGGAACTTTTCCCGACGGAGATTCGCGGGACGGCGATGGGACTCAGTTACAACGTTGGGCGAGGAATTTCGGCGATTGCGCCGTTCATGATCGGCAAACTGGCGAATCGGTTTGGACTCGGACATTCGTTTTTTTTCCTGGGAGCTTCCTTTTTCGTCGCGGCCCTTCTGACTTTGGCGCTGCCGGAAACACGAGGCAAACAGCTCGAATAAACGCTGCGAGAGACGCGGGATACGCGATGGTTCGCATAAGCTGCGGGCGGTCAAGCGCGATGGCAATCATCAAGGACGGCTTGCTTCGTAATCTGGGATGCCCGGCGGACCATGGGCCGCTGCGCATCGAAGGAGACGGCCTCGTTTGCGAACGCGGGCATCACTACGTTTTCGAGAATGGCGTGGCGGTGTTTACAAACACACCACGGCGCGAGCCTGTGCCGCTGAATATGGGCCCGTGCCCAACGTTTGCGAAAAATGAGAAGCAAGGCGCTGCGATCGATCCCTTTGTGAACGACTGGATCGTGAACACGAACGGCAATCTTTACCGGCGCGCCAGAGGAAGGCTCTCGCGCTACCCGATCGCCAAATGGCCGTTCGATGAAGGACGCGGCAGAACACTTGTTGAAATCGGCTGCAGCTGGGGACGATGGAGCATTGCCGCGGCGCGCGCGGGCTTTCAGGCGATTGGCGTGGATGTGCACATCGATGCGCTCGAAGCAGCCGGACGCGTGGCCCGGCAGTTGGGGAGCAGCGCCGACTTTATCTGCGGGGACGCGGAACGGCTGGCGTTGCAAGATCAGAGCGTCGATTGCGTTTTTTCCTATAGCGTGCTGCAACATCTCGAC
It includes:
- a CDS encoding class I SAM-dependent methyltransferase yields the protein MAIIKDGLLRNLGCPADHGPLRIEGDGLVCERGHHYVFENGVAVFTNTPRREPVPLNMGPCPTFAKNEKQGAAIDPFVNDWIVNTNGNLYRRARGRLSRYPIAKWPFDEGRGRTLVEIGCSWGRWSIAAARAGFQAIGVDVHIDALEAAGRVARQLGSSADFICGDAERLALQDQSVDCVFSYSVLQHLDRAKVLSVFREIARVLKPGGVCWIQLPNQFGVLSFFQRLKRGFREARPGTFEMRYWSRKSIREGFHAAGLKRVTIRTDGFFTQNPQLPDMDLLSPAGKLIVLASCAGRAMADALPIFTRVADSLWIEACAPGRAP